In Paraburkholderia sp. BL23I1N1, a genomic segment contains:
- a CDS encoding S-layer family protein, giving the protein MAVVTYLLPGVLTLDEVAHAAPIVDPRAPIPFQPSITQTSTGVPAVNIAAPNANGISVNSYQSFNIDSNGLVLNNSLTPGTPLLGGTLGANPNLAGRTASVIVNQVTTTGPASTLVGPLEVFGSPASIIISNPNGVSVNGLSLTNATGLVLTTGTPQFLTGVGGTSTDFAHAGSLAYNVTSGNVSINGPAGVNGPGAGIEGTVGNIDVIAQTISLNAPLRADQRINLVAGNQLVSPSSADASGTNYGTASNGVANTAAAIGNNAVAIDANQYGSVTSGQIYIVSTAAGMGVNTQGALTATAGNLTVTSNGDIAVNSTYAQQAASLAGAGKVSMSGSNLANQYTVSATGDIAATTASVQSVQDLNMTAGGGLNVGTAQSNGSVNLRAGADMSVGSVQTGNNLSMTTTGSTGNGDITIGGAVSAPGVITLSAARDATVNGAVTGGSTVQVLAQRSATVNGRVSSSGDLTLAGQTGNVTTAGDVQTSGNLSATAGQTMALGGNVAANGNTTLTAGSDLGVSGTLAGNGFGVLGAGGNLTANGAVTFGQNATLTAGQNVSLPGAVTAGGNLNVTAGNNLTVGSAAAAGDTTLAAGGGAATINGAILSGGDTAVNAATDVAVAGSITGNKTGTLSGGRDVSSSGTVTFGQDAIVTAGRNADLAAAVKAGGNFAVTAGNNATVGGAGVVGNTTLIATSGGVTVDGALATGGNTIVSAATDAIVSGAITGNGTGNLSAGRNLSGGGTAGFGSDATLSAGQAISLSGSLQTGGNLSATAGTSLTVGAATAVGNATLKANGGDAAVNGAVLSGGDLNAQATGNLTVTGSVTSLGKTALTAQGGNLTAQGGLNAAGDATLAAAHNLAVTGTTQVGGDATLTGSNISTGGTTTVSGNLVATAQNGLDLSAGQLNVVKNATLSGVNVTTGNALIGGNLSANASNQLTTAGAQTLVQGSATLSGVNAVMNTGSVLAGGALAVTGASVTNTANASLISTAATTVNSTNLNNQGSIAGLTTAVTANGSLTNNGGAIIGTNSLNVTTGNLAGNNNGVIFAGSTSAASPGTPGDATVTVTGGNGTFNNAGGQILAQHNLTLNLLNQAFDPSAASSGTFNLGNVLTINTLQLNNSGTWAMPGNSVSISATQGFNNSGTISKSGDITLSTNGTLINSGTISAGNDVNLSGTIVNQAGATIHANEDISLNGATTNQGTVSAVRDVNLNGSSYDNSGASTAAGRNLTANLSGDLTNIGGKITAQNDITITAADVNNSRAGANTTTTTTSSTTIAAAGMGSAFLSTAIGSLTFSGSTTNPIDDSTNTYSGSLTGRIGDFQPASATDVTAADLSGGTFNGIALPTVTQTTTTTQPTGQAGVIAAGHDLSITTGALNNHGSTISAGNNITLNVASLDNGGDAITSTITNSIDSAAYANFLTQLNAAYTAGTLVPMLQPIDDQGNPAPGNYTATSANIFTTSAPPAAQTSTVTVYTNQNAGKIVAGNDLSLTGTAGGLTNAGSLYAVQDMRVTASSFTNQGYHSDSVTSKTGCAAGVTAAQCGYIGTVISSPSGNDIEYQRPGQDVTDAMTSSQFFWALAGSFNATYGPGNDATLVYGDQTTTQSYSYTQTNNTVFAGRDLIIAAPTVNNTYGNLLAGRDVVIGGTGTTRSNTDPTNPQTSLTQSASVTNTSGNIQAGRDIAISTAALTNTLSAAVQVYQNFGKTAVAGCSGANLHYCDAFTDQQSGDASTITANRNLSFSVGTLVNTGSLITAGNQASIAAASTVTNQDQTLNAYWHDAFYGGVIDASIPPDNFGCATAANCASLFGSAYHSGRDNVQPPTPYRSLSGTIQAPSLSVTAGGQLQNSGNVLGQQVALTGATLVNGLTSPAVYTPQPTGSNQVISLGPVGTPVVASNAAILAGGIVTIGSGLAGASGVASGIAAGSSGSLGTAGSTSAGVTAPGNAAGSITAPALELGSPSTPVSPGVTVATGASATSGAPNVSYLVNSPASLVMGNIGPSQLLANLPASLQPNTTQFYYDPFTENQLLQQAALAQTGQASFVSGLSYDNTKQSSVTDQEKKALYGNAIQYAEANNIALGTALTQGQIAALDKPMLWYVEESVPEPGCTATGTASCPTVDALMPQVYLPQNYAVVQHDGTISGQNVTLTASNGGSITNTGSITATDTLTVNAGSLTNQQRSTDIGTQSTYIPDLYELITTTGTVAQQGGFMSAGNYQLNVDAVNQIGGVLQKLNADGTVDAAGTQQQLAALKAQLGSSFTQSTVQNDLHTSVTSLADSEGMFQTIGMLAVMVVASIMTAGAASAVIGSGATVGSTFAAGTAATTTAEGVAMDAVSAGLGNIALSAGIAGMTSSALGQAANGTFSLNSMLVAGATAFVTAGLTNGITVSDGTPGWTWTASKDSLASLAGVQSVGNALVPQAGQVTASTVLAQGAAIAGEATVQAGVQTALGGGSFLTNLRNSAVADVAAAGAYAIGNAANIEGSPIQVGTPGYWLAHAALGCAASAAVGTGCASGAIGGATSAIISSYLIGQIDPTGAPLTPEQTALVTAVAMIAGGGVAGALGQNATGAAISAENEALNNATQHPGIGDENNAAKPGHENEGEKNTVSIVPSGGGAADPIGTDDVPTVGKGTAAGAAAGATNNGNAQTASPSKQAQAWQGSGAYPGVDSYTDVTLSKGTYVVGAAPGQSAYYTTLNGLNGTNGTAADYYRALQIQPNLTNPAYPPYRSGVTIYQVTGSTPAAYSSATTANPQFGAGGAPQLFIPDFQNSLKPIFSIPFKK; this is encoded by the coding sequence ATGGCGGTGGTGACTTATCTGCTTCCCGGCGTGCTCACGCTGGACGAGGTCGCACATGCTGCACCGATCGTCGACCCGCGTGCACCTATTCCGTTTCAGCCAAGCATCACGCAGACGAGCACTGGTGTGCCGGCGGTCAATATCGCCGCGCCGAACGCCAACGGCATCAGCGTCAATAGCTACCAGTCATTCAATATCGACAGCAACGGGCTGGTGCTGAACAACAGCCTCACACCCGGTACGCCGCTGTTGGGCGGCACGCTTGGCGCCAACCCGAATCTCGCCGGCCGTACTGCGAGCGTGATCGTCAACCAGGTCACGACAACGGGGCCTGCTTCAACGCTGGTCGGTCCGTTGGAAGTATTCGGCAGTCCGGCTTCGATCATCATCAGTAATCCAAACGGCGTATCCGTCAACGGGCTTTCGTTGACGAACGCGACGGGGCTTGTGTTAACCACCGGCACGCCGCAATTCCTGACCGGGGTCGGCGGGACATCGACTGACTTTGCGCATGCGGGCTCGCTTGCCTATAACGTGACGTCGGGCAATGTGTCGATCAACGGGCCGGCCGGCGTCAATGGGCCGGGCGCGGGGATCGAGGGCACGGTGGGCAATATCGATGTGATCGCGCAGACGATCAGTCTGAATGCGCCGCTGCGTGCCGATCAGCGCATCAACCTCGTGGCGGGTAATCAACTGGTCAGCCCGAGTTCCGCGGACGCATCCGGTACGAACTACGGCACGGCATCGAATGGTGTGGCCAATACGGCGGCCGCGATCGGAAACAACGCAGTAGCAATTGATGCAAACCAGTACGGATCGGTGACGAGCGGACAGATCTATATCGTCTCGACGGCCGCTGGCATGGGCGTGAACACACAGGGCGCGTTGACGGCGACGGCAGGCAATCTCACCGTCACGTCGAACGGCGACATCGCCGTGAACTCTACTTACGCGCAACAGGCGGCAAGTCTGGCCGGCGCCGGCAAAGTGTCCATGTCCGGCAGCAATCTTGCGAATCAATACACCGTCAGCGCAACCGGGGATATTGCCGCGACCACAGCGTCCGTGCAATCGGTGCAGGACCTGAACATGACTGCGGGCGGCGGTTTGAACGTCGGCACCGCGCAGTCCAATGGCAGCGTCAATCTTCGCGCCGGTGCCGACATGTCTGTCGGGTCAGTGCAGACAGGTAATAACCTGTCGATGACGACGACGGGCAGCACAGGCAATGGTGACATAACGATCGGCGGCGCCGTGTCAGCGCCCGGCGTGATCACACTGAGCGCGGCTCGCGATGCGACAGTGAATGGCGCGGTCACCGGCGGCAGTACCGTGCAGGTTCTCGCACAACGCAGTGCGACGGTTAATGGTCGCGTGTCGTCGTCGGGTGATCTCACGCTCGCCGGTCAAACGGGCAACGTTACGACCGCAGGAGACGTGCAGACGAGTGGAAACCTCAGCGCCACTGCCGGTCAGACGATGGCGCTGGGTGGCAACGTCGCGGCAAACGGCAACACTACACTGACTGCGGGTTCCGATCTTGGCGTCTCCGGCACACTGGCAGGCAATGGCTTTGGCGTGTTGGGCGCGGGTGGCAATCTCACGGCGAACGGCGCCGTAACCTTCGGCCAGAATGCGACGCTTACTGCGGGTCAGAACGTCAGCCTGCCAGGCGCTGTCACGGCCGGCGGAAACTTGAACGTGACCGCTGGCAATAACTTGACCGTGGGTTCCGCAGCCGCGGCTGGCGACACAACACTGGCAGCCGGCGGTGGCGCCGCAACGATCAACGGTGCAATCCTAAGCGGCGGAGACACTGCTGTTAATGCTGCAACGGACGTGGCCGTTGCCGGCAGCATTACGGGTAACAAGACGGGCACCCTGAGCGGTGGTCGCGATGTGTCATCGAGCGGGACAGTGACGTTTGGGCAGGACGCGATCGTTACGGCGGGACGCAATGCTGATCTTGCCGCAGCGGTAAAAGCCGGCGGCAACTTCGCTGTCACGGCTGGCAATAACGCGACCGTGGGCGGCGCGGGTGTAGTGGGCAATACGACGCTGATTGCAACAAGCGGTGGTGTGACGGTCGACGGAGCGCTCGCTACCGGTGGCAACACGATAGTGAGTGCTGCCACGGACGCAATCGTCTCCGGTGCGATTACCGGCAACGGCACGGGAAATCTGAGCGCGGGACGCAATCTGTCGGGTGGCGGCACGGCGGGCTTTGGATCGGATGCAACCTTGAGCGCAGGGCAGGCGATCAGCCTGTCCGGGTCGTTGCAAACGGGCGGCAATCTGAGTGCGACTGCTGGTACCAGCCTGACAGTGGGTGCCGCAACCGCAGTGGGCAATGCGACGCTCAAAGCCAACGGCGGGGATGCCGCGGTTAACGGCGCGGTGCTGAGCGGTGGCGATCTCAATGCGCAGGCCACGGGCAACCTCACCGTGACGGGGAGTGTGACTAGTCTCGGGAAGACCGCTCTGACGGCCCAAGGCGGCAACCTCACTGCACAGGGCGGTTTGAACGCGGCGGGCGACGCAACATTGGCGGCAGCCCACAATCTCGCGGTGACAGGCACGACGCAGGTTGGCGGCGACGCGACCCTGACCGGTTCAAACATCAGCACGGGAGGCACGACCACCGTTTCGGGCAATCTCGTGGCGACCGCACAGAACGGTCTCGACCTGTCCGCCGGGCAACTGAACGTCGTGAAAAACGCTACGTTATCCGGCGTCAACGTGACGACGGGCAACGCGCTGATCGGCGGGAATCTGAGTGCGAACGCGTCGAACCAGTTGACGACGGCTGGCGCCCAGACGCTCGTTCAAGGCTCGGCTACGTTGTCGGGCGTGAACGCGGTTATGAACACGGGCAGCGTGCTTGCGGGCGGCGCACTTGCGGTTACCGGCGCGAGCGTAACGAATACGGCGAACGCAAGCCTGATTTCTACCGCAGCGACGACCGTCAACTCGACGAACCTGAACAACCAGGGATCGATAGCAGGCTTAACGACAGCTGTTACGGCGAACGGCTCGCTCACGAACAACGGCGGCGCGATTATCGGCACGAATTCGCTGAACGTCACGACCGGCAATCTGGCAGGCAACAATAACGGCGTGATCTTCGCGGGCAGCACCAGTGCTGCGAGCCCTGGCACGCCGGGGGACGCGACGGTCACCGTGACCGGCGGCAACGGCACATTCAACAATGCCGGCGGCCAGATTCTCGCTCAGCACAATCTGACGCTGAACCTGCTGAACCAGGCGTTCGACCCTTCGGCGGCATCGAGCGGCACGTTCAATCTCGGCAACGTGCTGACGATCAACACGCTGCAACTCAACAATTCCGGCACGTGGGCCATGCCCGGCAATAGCGTGTCGATTAGTGCGACGCAGGGTTTCAACAATAGCGGCACGATCAGCAAGTCAGGCGACATCACGCTGTCGACCAACGGCACGTTGATCAATAGCGGCACGATTAGCGCAGGCAACGACGTCAATCTGTCCGGCACGATCGTCAATCAGGCAGGCGCGACGATCCACGCGAACGAGGACATCAGTCTCAACGGCGCGACGACCAACCAGGGGACGGTCAGCGCCGTGCGCGACGTCAACCTCAATGGCAGCAGTTACGACAATAGCGGGGCGTCGACAGCGGCAGGGCGCAATCTGACTGCAAATCTGTCAGGCGATCTGACGAATATCGGCGGCAAGATCACCGCGCAGAATGACATCACGATCACGGCCGCGGATGTGAACAACAGCCGGGCCGGCGCGAACACGACGACTACGACTACGTCGAGTACGACGATCGCGGCGGCGGGGATGGGGTCGGCGTTTCTATCGACGGCGATCGGATCGCTGACCTTCTCCGGTTCCACGACAAACCCGATAGACGACTCGACCAACACCTACTCGGGTTCGCTCACCGGGCGCATTGGCGATTTCCAGCCGGCTTCGGCGACGGATGTTACGGCGGCCGATCTGAGCGGAGGGACGTTCAACGGTATCGCGCTGCCCACGGTCACGCAGACCACGACGACGACCCAGCCCACCGGGCAGGCCGGCGTGATTGCCGCCGGTCACGACCTGTCGATCACTACCGGCGCGTTGAACAACCACGGCAGCACGATCTCCGCCGGGAACAACATCACGTTGAACGTGGCGTCGCTCGATAACGGCGGCGACGCAATCACCTCGACGATCACCAACAGCATCGACAGTGCTGCGTACGCAAACTTCCTGACGCAGCTCAACGCGGCCTATACAGCGGGCACGCTGGTCCCGATGCTTCAACCCATCGACGATCAGGGCAACCCGGCACCCGGCAACTATACCGCGACCTCCGCGAACATCTTCACGACGAGCGCCCCGCCGGCGGCGCAGACCTCCACGGTCACCGTTTATACGAACCAGAACGCCGGGAAGATTGTTGCCGGCAACGATCTGTCGCTGACCGGAACCGCGGGCGGCCTGACGAACGCCGGGAGTCTCTACGCGGTGCAGGACATGCGTGTCACCGCGAGCAGCTTCACGAATCAGGGCTACCACAGCGACTCCGTGACGTCGAAGACGGGCTGCGCGGCTGGCGTTACGGCGGCGCAATGCGGCTACATAGGAACGGTTATCTCGTCACCGAGTGGCAACGACATCGAATATCAGCGGCCGGGGCAGGATGTCACCGATGCGATGACGAGCTCCCAATTCTTCTGGGCGCTTGCGGGTAGTTTTAACGCGACCTATGGGCCGGGCAACGACGCTACGCTGGTCTACGGCGATCAGACCACCACGCAAAGCTACAGCTACACGCAGACGAACAACACGGTGTTCGCCGGCCGCGATCTGATCATCGCCGCGCCGACCGTGAACAACACGTACGGCAATCTGCTCGCCGGCCGCGACGTCGTGATCGGCGGTACGGGGACCACGCGCAGCAACACCGACCCGACCAACCCGCAGACCAGTCTCACGCAGTCGGCGAGTGTGACGAATACGTCGGGCAATATTCAGGCGGGTCGCGATATCGCGATCAGTACCGCTGCGTTGACCAACACGCTGTCCGCGGCCGTTCAGGTCTATCAGAACTTCGGCAAGACGGCCGTGGCCGGTTGTAGCGGCGCCAATTTGCACTATTGCGACGCCTTCACCGACCAGCAGTCGGGCGACGCATCGACGATCACGGCAAACCGTAACCTGTCGTTCAGCGTGGGCACGCTGGTCAATACCGGCAGCCTGATTACGGCTGGCAACCAGGCGTCGATCGCCGCTGCGTCGACCGTGACCAACCAGGACCAGACGCTGAATGCGTACTGGCACGATGCCTTCTATGGCGGCGTGATCGACGCCTCCATCCCACCGGACAACTTCGGTTGCGCAACGGCTGCGAACTGCGCGTCGCTGTTCGGTAGCGCCTACCACAGTGGTCGCGACAATGTTCAGCCACCGACGCCATACAGGAGCCTGTCGGGCACGATCCAGGCACCGTCGCTATCAGTGACTGCTGGCGGCCAGTTGCAGAACTCCGGCAACGTGTTGGGACAGCAGGTCGCTTTGACGGGTGCAACGCTGGTCAACGGTCTGACATCGCCGGCTGTCTATACGCCGCAGCCGACCGGCTCGAATCAGGTCATCTCACTCGGCCCCGTGGGCACGCCGGTTGTTGCGTCAAACGCGGCGATTCTGGCTGGCGGTATCGTGACCATCGGAAGCGGTCTGGCCGGCGCATCAGGTGTCGCAAGTGGCATCGCAGCCGGCTCCAGCGGATCGTTGGGCACGGCGGGCAGCACGTCCGCAGGCGTCACTGCTCCCGGCAATGCAGCAGGGTCGATTACCGCCCCAGCCCTGGAGTTGGGTTCTCCGTCGACGCCTGTATCGCCGGGCGTTACGGTAGCGACCGGCGCGTCTGCCACAAGCGGCGCCCCCAACGTCAGCTATCTGGTCAACAGCCCGGCTTCACTGGTAATGGGCAACATCGGGCCGAGCCAGTTGCTGGCCAATCTGCCGGCGAGCCTGCAGCCGAATACCACACAGTTCTACTACGACCCGTTTACCGAAAATCAGCTGCTGCAGCAGGCTGCGTTGGCGCAGACAGGGCAGGCGAGTTTCGTGAGTGGGCTGTCTTACGACAACACGAAACAGTCGTCCGTCACGGACCAGGAAAAGAAAGCGCTGTACGGTAACGCGATCCAGTATGCCGAGGCGAACAACATTGCGCTTGGCACGGCACTGACGCAGGGCCAGATTGCCGCACTCGACAAGCCGATGCTTTGGTATGTCGAAGAGAGCGTGCCTGAGCCGGGATGTACCGCCACCGGGACGGCGAGCTGTCCGACGGTTGATGCGCTGATGCCGCAGGTGTATCTGCCGCAGAACTATGCAGTGGTTCAGCACGACGGGACGATCAGCGGGCAGAACGTCACGCTCACCGCGTCGAACGGTGGATCGATCACGAATACCGGCTCGATCACGGCGACGGATACGTTGACGGTCAACGCCGGTTCGCTGACGAACCAGCAGCGGTCGACGGACATTGGGACGCAGAGCACCTACATCCCCGATCTCTACGAGCTGATTACGACTACGGGCACCGTCGCGCAACAGGGCGGGTTCATGTCGGCTGGCAATTACCAGTTGAATGTCGATGCGGTGAACCAGATCGGTGGCGTACTGCAGAAGCTCAATGCGGATGGCACGGTTGACGCGGCGGGGACGCAGCAGCAACTGGCCGCGCTGAAGGCGCAGTTGGGCAGCAGCTTTACGCAGTCGACGGTGCAGAACGATCTGCATACGAGTGTGACGTCGCTGGCGGACAGCGAGGGGATGTTCCAGACGATCGGGATGCTGGCGGTGATGGTGGTCGCATCGATTATGACAGCCGGAGCGGCATCGGCTGTCATAGGTTCGGGCGCGACCGTGGGCAGCACGTTTGCCGCCGGTACGGCTGCCACGACGACGGCCGAAGGCGTCGCGATGGATGCAGTGTCAGCGGGGTTGGGAAATATCGCGCTGTCGGCGGGTATCGCGGGGATGACGAGCAGTGCGCTGGGGCAGGCCGCAAACGGCACGTTCAGTCTCAACTCGATGCTTGTAGCTGGCGCTACGGCGTTTGTGACCGCGGGGCTGACGAACGGTATTACGGTCAGCGACGGTACCCCAGGATGGACTTGGACAGCTTCGAAGGATAGCCTGGCATCGCTGGCGGGTGTGCAGAGCGTTGGCAATGCGCTGGTGCCGCAGGCGGGGCAGGTGACAGCGAGCACGGTGCTTGCACAGGGTGCGGCGATTGCGGGTGAAGCGACGGTTCAGGCGGGTGTGCAAACGGCGTTGGGCGGCGGGAGTTTTCTGACGAACCTGCGCAATAGTGCCGTGGCCGATGTAGCGGCGGCGGGGGCTTATGCGATCGGTAATGCTGCCAACATTGAAGGATCGCCGATCCAGGTGGGAACGCCAGGCTACTGGCTGGCGCATGCTGCGTTAGGGTGTGCGGCCAGTGCGGCCGTAGGAACCGGGTGTGCAAGTGGTGCCATTGGCGGGGCGACGAGTGCGATCATCTCGTCCTATCTAATTGGGCAGATTGATCCAACGGGTGCGCCACTGACGCCGGAGCAGACCGCGCTAGTGACCGCGGTTGCGATGATCGCTGGCGGTGGCGTGGCGGGTGCGCTTGGGCAGAACGCAACCGGCGCGGCGATATCCGCCGAAAACGAAGCACTGAATAACGCGACGCAGCATCCGGGTATCGGAGATGAGAACAACGCTGCGAAGCCTGGACATGAGAACGAAGGCGAAAAGAACACCGTCTCCATTGTTCCGTCAGGCGGCGGGGCGGCTGACCCGATAGGGACCGATGACGTTCCAACGGTCGGCAAGGGAACGGCCGCAGGAGCGGCCGCTGGAGCCACAAACAACGGAAATGCTCAAACGGCAAGTCCGTCAAAGCAAGCACAGGCTTGGCAAGGAAGTGGCGCCTATCCTGGCGTCGATAGCTATACTGACGTGACTCTTTCGAAGGGTACATATGTCGTCGGGGCCGCTCCGGGGCAATCGGCGTACTACACGACGCTTAATGGGCTCAACGGCACCAACGGTACAGCTGCAGACTACTATCGAGCCTTGCAGATTCAGCCGAATCTGACAAATCCAGCGTATCCTCCGTACAGAAGCGGCGTGACGATCTATCAAGTCACTGGAAGCACTCCAGCGGCATACAGTTCTGCAACCACAGCGAACCCCCAGTTTGGTGCAGGAGGCGCACCGCAACTCTTCATACCGGATTTCCAAAATTCGCTGAAACCGATCTTTTCAATCCCGTTTAAAAAGTAA
- a CDS encoding recombinase family protein produces the protein MRKLYYGRISTTDGQSSASQYEDARTHGVQDKDVFIDEGVSGYHVAPDAREQWRRAEHDLRHGGILIVRWLDRISRRYDELHATMRRLMELGVRVECTLNGMVFDGKAKDAIEKATRDAVLAFMAAQGEADYLNRAEMQRRGVAIAKAEGKYRGRARSHDYAAIKAWRAERGASIRVTAEKFGVGTATVKRACAEDMPS, from the coding sequence ATGCGCAAGCTCTATTACGGACGGATTTCGACCACGGACGGCCAGTCATCTGCAAGCCAGTACGAGGACGCTAGAACCCACGGCGTGCAGGACAAGGATGTTTTCATTGATGAGGGCGTCAGCGGCTACCACGTTGCTCCGGACGCGCGGGAACAGTGGCGCAGAGCCGAACACGATCTGCGGCACGGTGGCATTCTCATCGTGCGCTGGCTCGACCGCATCAGCCGTCGTTACGACGAGTTGCACGCCACCATGCGCCGACTGATGGAACTGGGTGTGCGGGTCGAATGCACGCTCAACGGGATGGTCTTTGATGGAAAGGCCAAAGACGCCATCGAGAAAGCGACGCGCGACGCAGTGCTGGCGTTCATGGCCGCGCAGGGCGAAGCCGATTATCTAAACCGTGCCGAAATGCAGCGGCGCGGCGTGGCGATCGCGAAAGCGGAAGGGAAATACAGGGGGCGCGCGCGATCACATGACTACGCTGCAATCAAGGCATGGCGGGCGGAACGCGGCGCGAGCATCCGGGTGACTGCCGAGAAGTTCGGCGTCGGCACAGCTACGGTCAAGCGGGCCTGCGCCGAGGACATGCCATCCTAA
- the serS gene encoding serine--tRNA ligase → MLDIQLLRKDLDGVAKRLADRGYTLDVAAFTALEAERRDTQTRTEEMQARRNTLSKQIGGMKGRGEDTSALMAEVGGIGDEMKASAAKLDDIQKRLSDLLLGVPNLAHESVPMGNDETGNVEVRRWGTPRQFDFEVKDHVDVGTPLGLDFETGAKLSGARFTLLRGQIARLHRALAQFMIDTHTLHHGYTEVYTPYIVNPEILYGTGQLPKFADDMFRVEKGGDENTVTQYLISTSEISLTNTVRDSILEADALPIKLTAHSPCFRSEAGSYGRDTRGLIRQHQFDKVEMVQIVAPEASYDALEQMVGHAEAILQKLELPYRVITLCTGDMGFSAAKTYDLEVWVPAQNTYREISSCSNTESFQARRMQARFRNAQGKPELVHTLNGSGLAVGRTLVAVLENFQNADGSVTVPAALRPYLGGVERLDVPAA, encoded by the coding sequence ATGCTCGACATTCAGCTGCTGCGCAAAGACCTCGACGGCGTCGCCAAGCGCCTCGCCGACCGCGGCTATACCCTCGACGTGGCGGCCTTTACCGCGCTCGAAGCGGAACGCCGCGACACCCAGACCCGTACCGAAGAGATGCAGGCGCGCCGCAACACGCTGTCGAAGCAGATCGGCGGGATGAAAGGGCGGGGCGAGGATACGTCGGCGCTGATGGCCGAAGTGGGCGGAATTGGCGACGAGATGAAGGCGTCGGCGGCCAAACTGGACGATATCCAGAAGCGTCTGTCCGACCTGCTGCTTGGCGTGCCGAACCTGGCGCACGAAAGTGTGCCGATGGGTAACGATGAAACCGGGAATGTCGAAGTACGCCGCTGGGGCACGCCGCGCCAGTTCGATTTCGAGGTGAAGGACCACGTCGACGTCGGCACGCCGCTCGGCCTCGATTTCGAGACCGGCGCGAAACTGTCGGGCGCGCGTTTCACGTTGCTGCGCGGCCAGATTGCGCGGCTGCATCGCGCGTTGGCGCAGTTCATGATCGACACACATACGCTGCACCACGGCTACACCGAGGTGTACACGCCGTACATCGTGAATCCGGAAATTCTGTACGGCACCGGCCAACTGCCGAAATTCGCCGACGACATGTTCCGCGTCGAGAAGGGCGGTGACGAGAACACGGTCACGCAGTATCTGATTTCGACATCGGAAATTTCGCTGACGAACACGGTGCGCGACAGCATCCTCGAAGCGGACGCGTTGCCGATCAAACTGACCGCGCATTCGCCGTGCTTCCGCTCGGAAGCGGGCTCATATGGCCGCGATACGCGCGGCCTGATCCGCCAGCATCAGTTCGACAAGGTCGAAATGGTGCAGATCGTCGCGCCGGAAGCGTCGTATGACGCGCTGGAGCAGATGGTCGGTCACGCTGAGGCGATTCTGCAGAAGCTTGAACTGCCGTACCGCGTGATCACGCTGTGCACGGGCGATATGGGTTTCTCGGCTGCCAAGACGTACGACCTGGAAGTGTGGGTGCCTGCGCAGAATACCTATCGCGAGATATCGAGCTGCTCGAACACGGAGTCGTTCCAGGCTCGCCGGATGCAGGCGCGCTTCCGCAATGCGCAAGGCAAGCCGGAGCTGGTGCATACGCTGAACGGTTCGGGTCTGGCCGTTGGCCGCACGCTCGTGGCAGTGCTGGAGAACTTCCAGAACGCGGATGGTTCGGTGACGGTGCCGGCGGCATTGCGGCCTTACCTTGGCGGCGTGGAACGGCTGGACGTGCCGGCGGCTTGA